DNA sequence from the Bacillota bacterium genome:
CTGGGAGGTGATGATGGTGTCTATTGGGGAACGCATCAGGCGTGCTCGCAGGGCGGTCGGGTTGAGCATGCGTGACCTGGCTGACCGGGTCGGTGTAAGCCATCAGGCCATCTTCAAGTACGAACGGGACGAAGATGTTCCAAGTTCAGGAGTGCTGCTCCGTCTAGCTGATGCGCTGGGCGTCAAAATAGAGTATTTCTTCCGTACTCGGACGGCGAAGGTTTCCGGTCTAGCTTACAGGAAGCTCTCCGGTCTACCCAGGAAGGCTGAATGGGTGGTCCTTGAACAGATTCAGGAATGGCTGGAACGATACCTGGAGGTCGAGGACCTTTTCCCGGAACAAATCCGGCGGTTTGCTTTGCCTTCCAGCGTGGACCGACGTGTATCTTCGGTAGAAGAAGCTGAGCGTGTATCCGAGGAATTGCGGGGTGCTTGGGAGTTGGGGCTGGACCCCATCAAAGACCTCACCGAGCTTCTTGAGGAAAAGGGTATCAGGGTTGGATTGGTGGATGGAGTGGACGGCTTTGATGCTTGCACCTTTCAAACAGAGAGTGGTGAGCCGATCATTGCAGTCAAGCGTGGTTTGCCTGGAGACCGGCAGCGGTTCAAACTGGCGCATGAGCTCGGGCATATTACCTTGGAACCGGCTGAGGGAGTAGATCCTGAGGCGGCAGCACGGCGTTTCGCAGGGGCATTTCTGGTGCCCCAAGCGGCAGCGCGCAAGGAATTGGGGCAGCAGCGCCACAATCTTAGCCACTATGAGCTCCATCTGTTAAAGCATAAGTATGGGCTGAGCATGCAAGGCTGGATCTATCGCTCCAAGGACCTCGGGATTATCTCAGAGAGGGTTTTTAAAAGCCTATTCCGGCTGTTCAAGCAGCGGGGATGGCATCTCCAAGAACCGGGTGATGCGCTGCCACCCGAAGAGCCAAAATACATGGAGCGGCTTGTGATGCGGGCACTTGCTGAGGATCTGATCTCCGTCTCCCGTGCCGCAGAGTTGTTGGGCAAGCCTCTTGACCAGCTCCGGCAGGAGGTGGCGATGCAGCATGGGGGGTTCTCGGCGGACTTTGGTCACTGACACAAGCGTTTAGATAGACCTCTACGCAGGCGGGCTTCTCAATGAGGTCTTTGGACTGCCATTTGACTTCGCCGCGCCCGATGTCATCGTTGCTGAATTGAGGGAGCCGGATGGACAGAGACTTGTTGCGATGGGTTTACGGAATTTCGAGTTACCGGGAAGCCAGGTCTTGAAGGTATTGGAGCTTGCCTCTAAGTACCGCGGCCCGTCGCGGGCCGACCTTTTTGCTCTTGCACTTGCGATTGCGCTGCCCGGCGTCCTACTCATAAGCGACAAGCGCTTGAGAGAGGCTGCCGAGAACGAGGGAGTTCCTGTACATGGTACACTGTGGCTCCTGGACGAAGAAGCTAAGACCATCAGTGACAGGTTCAAGGTCGGCTCCACGCTGCCTGAGTGGGTGAAGAAGTATGAGGACTTCATCCTGGGGGCGGTGGTGGATGTAGTTGTAGCGATTCTGAATCGCATAGGTTTTTTCGAGCATACGGAGATAGCAGAGCCCGACTCGAAGCCAGCGTAAAGCTGAATCCGTTTTCAATAGGTGTGGAATACCACCTATCTGCAGATAGGATTTCGGCGGAGAATCCAGGGAAGATAGATGATTCCATACGGGTAAAGGTG
Encoded proteins:
- a CDS encoding ImmA/IrrE family metallo-endopeptidase, with amino-acid sequence MVSIGERIRRARRAVGLSMRDLADRVGVSHQAIFKYERDEDVPSSGVLLRLADALGVKIEYFFRTRTAKVSGLAYRKLSGLPRKAEWVVLEQIQEWLERYLEVEDLFPEQIRRFALPSSVDRRVSSVEEAERVSEELRGAWELGLDPIKDLTELLEEKGIRVGLVDGVDGFDACTFQTESGEPIIAVKRGLPGDRQRFKLAHELGHITLEPAEGVDPEAAARRFAGAFLVPQAAARKELGQQRHNLSHYELHLLKHKYGLSMQGWIYRSKDLGIISERVFKSLFRLFKQRGWHLQEPGDALPPEEPKYMERLVMRALAEDLISVSRAAELLGKPLDQLRQEVAMQHGGFSADFGH